A window of the Pseudomonas gozinkensis genome harbors these coding sequences:
- the dxs gene encoding 1-deoxy-D-xylulose-5-phosphate synthase: MPTTFHEIPRKRPTTPLLDRANTPDGLRRLGEAELETLADELRLELLYTVGQTGGHFGAGLGVIELTIALHYVFDTPDDRLVWDVGHQAYPHKILTGRRERMESLRQKDGIAAFPRRSESEYDTFGVGHSSTSISAALGMAIAARLQNSDRKAIAVIGDGALTAGMAFEALNHAPEVDANMLVILNDNDMSISRNVGGLSNYLAKILSSRTYASMREGSKKVLSRLPGAWEIARRTEEYAKGMLVPGTLFEELGWNYIGPIDGHDLPTLIATLRNMRDLKGPQFLHIVTKKGKGFAPAEVDPIGYHAITKLEPLGAPAAAPKKAGGPKYSGVFGEWLCDMAAADPRLVGITPAMKEGSDLVAFSERFPLRYFDVAIAEQHAVTLAAGMACEGAKPVVAIYSTFLQRGYDQLVHDVAVQNLDVLFAIDRAGLVGEDGPTHAGSFDLSFLRCIPGMVIMTPSDENELRKMLTTGHLYNGPAAVRYPRGTGPNAIIEKVLEPIEIGKGVVRRQGSKVALLVFGVQMAEALKVAETLDATVVDMRFVKPMDEALVREIANSHDLLVTIEENAIMGGAGGAVSEFLARENILKSVLHLGLPDVYVEHAKPAQMLAECGLDEAGIEAAVRERLELLNK; encoded by the coding sequence ATGCCCACGACGTTTCATGAGATTCCCCGCAAGCGCCCGACCACGCCCCTGCTCGACCGCGCTAACACGCCGGACGGCCTGCGCCGGTTAGGCGAAGCCGAGCTGGAAACCCTGGCTGATGAGTTGCGCCTGGAATTGCTCTACACGGTCGGCCAGACCGGTGGGCATTTCGGTGCCGGGCTGGGCGTCATCGAGCTGACTATCGCGTTGCATTACGTTTTCGACACCCCGGACGACCGGCTGGTGTGGGACGTCGGTCATCAGGCCTATCCGCACAAGATCCTCACCGGTCGGCGCGAGCGCATGGAATCTTTGCGCCAGAAGGACGGCATCGCGGCCTTCCCGCGCCGCTCCGAGAGCGAGTACGACACGTTCGGCGTGGGTCATTCCAGCACCTCGATCAGCGCCGCGCTGGGCATGGCCATCGCCGCCCGCCTGCAGAACAGCGATCGCAAGGCGATTGCCGTGATCGGTGACGGCGCACTGACCGCCGGCATGGCGTTCGAGGCACTGAACCACGCGCCGGAAGTCGACGCCAACATGCTGGTGATCCTCAACGACAACGACATGTCGATCTCGCGCAACGTCGGCGGGCTGTCGAACTATCTGGCGAAGATCCTTTCCAGCCGCACCTACGCGAGCATGCGTGAAGGCAGCAAAAAAGTGCTGTCGCGCCTGCCTGGCGCCTGGGAAATCGCCCGCCGCACTGAAGAATATGCCAAAGGCATGCTGGTCCCCGGCACCCTGTTCGAGGAGCTGGGCTGGAACTACATCGGCCCGATCGATGGCCACGACCTGCCGACCCTGATCGCCACGCTGCGCAACATGCGCGATCTGAAAGGCCCGCAGTTCCTGCACATCGTCACCAAGAAAGGCAAAGGCTTCGCCCCGGCGGAAGTCGACCCGATCGGTTACCACGCCATCACCAAGCTCGAACCGCTGGGCGCCCCGGCCGCTGCGCCGAAGAAGGCTGGCGGGCCGAAGTATTCCGGTGTGTTCGGTGAATGGCTGTGCGACATGGCCGCTGCCGACCCGCGCCTGGTGGGTATCACCCCGGCGATGAAGGAAGGCTCGGATCTGGTGGCGTTCAGCGAGCGTTTCCCGCTGCGCTACTTCGACGTGGCAATTGCCGAGCAACACGCCGTGACCCTCGCGGCCGGCATGGCCTGCGAAGGCGCAAAACCGGTGGTGGCGATCTACTCAACGTTCCTGCAACGCGGTTACGACCAGTTGGTGCATGACGTCGCGGTACAGAACCTCGACGTGCTGTTCGCCATCGACCGCGCCGGTCTGGTGGGCGAAGACGGCCCGACCCACGCCGGCAGCTTCGACCTGTCGTTCCTGCGCTGCATTCCGGGCATGGTGATCATGACCCCGAGCGATGAAAACGAACTGCGCAAGATGCTCACCACCGGTCACCTGTACAACGGCCCGGCGGCGGTGCGTTACCCACGCGGTACCGGCCCGAACGCGATCATCGAGAAAGTTCTCGAACCGATCGAGATCGGCAAGGGTGTGGTCCGTCGTCAGGGCAGCAAGGTCGCCCTGCTGGTGTTCGGCGTGCAAATGGCCGAAGCCCTGAAAGTCGCCGAGACGCTGGACGCGACCGTGGTCGACATGCGTTTCGTCAAACCGATGGACGAAGCGCTGGTGCGCGAGATCGCCAACAGCCACGACCTGCTGGTGACCATCGAAGAGAACGCAATCATGGGCGGCGCCGGTGGCGCGGTCAGCGAATTCCTCGCCCGCGAGAACATCCTCAAGTCGGTGCTGCACCTGGGCTTGCCGGATGTTTACGTCGAGCACGCCAAACCGGCGCAGATGCTGGCCGAGTGCGGGCTGGATGAGGCCGGGATCGAAGCGGCGGTGCGTGAGCGCCTGGAACTGCTGAACAAGTAA
- a CDS encoding TonB-dependent receptor domain-containing protein, with protein MNLSRLALPLLLLPSANSLADNFERDQALKLPDMLISANRQVEARNDSSAANTVFTREDIERLQPRSVTDLLQRVPGVQVAQTGGRGSLPGIYIRGTQSAQSLVLVDGQRIGNSTSGDSNLQHLNIEQIERVEVLRGSRSVIYGSDAIGGVIQIFTRRGGDQGLQPRMHVGFGSNQTWERSVGLSGGDEKTRFNLGASLDETAGLDRTHESYPSDSDHDAYRNKSISLSLSHALSDDIEVGANLLDNRGKSEFDNPFGRFDPVTFDSLQQQPYSDFTVSSFSSYIDARINERWKSRLELGHSENREKSFDKLSDERSVFNTYRDSVTWQNDLTLDARNSLILGGDWYEDRINSSTAFDEDSRWNRAAFIQHRYQADSFSTELGLRRDDNQQFGGQNSWSGTLTLPVNPDNDLLLSYSEGFRAPTFNDLYYPDFSNPDLKPETSKSYELQWRSQLSDSTRLEASLYRTDLEDAIIFGSNSRPENVASARINGFEAALKQELFGWQSNLGVAIIDPRDRDTGHTLARRARRTLSWDLDRQFDRLGLGASWQAVSSSYDDLNNQQPLGGYALLGLRSSWALNREIKLDFKVDNLLDKGYSRALYSHDGSQYGYREEGRTFMFGVTWTPQL; from the coding sequence ATGAACCTCTCGCGCCTCGCCCTGCCCCTCCTGCTGCTGCCCTCCGCCAATTCCCTTGCCGACAATTTCGAACGCGATCAGGCCCTGAAACTGCCGGACATGCTGATCAGCGCCAACCGCCAGGTCGAAGCACGCAACGACAGCAGCGCCGCCAACACCGTGTTCACCCGCGAAGACATCGAACGCCTGCAACCGCGCAGCGTCACCGATCTGCTGCAACGGGTGCCGGGTGTGCAAGTGGCGCAAACCGGCGGACGCGGGAGTCTTCCGGGGATCTACATTCGCGGCACGCAATCGGCGCAGAGCCTGGTGTTGGTCGACGGTCAGCGCATCGGCAACTCGACGTCCGGCGACAGCAATCTGCAACACCTCAACATCGAGCAGATCGAGCGCGTGGAAGTGCTGCGCGGTTCGCGTTCGGTGATTTATGGCAGCGATGCGATTGGCGGGGTGATCCAGATCTTCACCCGGCGCGGTGGCGATCAGGGCTTGCAGCCTCGGATGCATGTCGGATTCGGCAGCAATCAGACCTGGGAACGCAGCGTCGGCCTATCCGGCGGTGACGAGAAAACCCGTTTCAACCTCGGCGCCAGCCTCGATGAAACCGCCGGCCTCGACCGCACCCACGAGTCGTATCCCAGCGACAGCGATCATGACGCCTACCGCAACAAATCCATCAGTCTGAGCCTCAGCCATGCGCTGAGCGATGACATCGAAGTCGGCGCCAATCTGCTGGATAACCGTGGCAAAAGCGAGTTCGACAACCCGTTCGGGCGCTTTGACCCGGTGACCTTCGACTCCCTCCAGCAGCAACCGTACAGCGATTTCACCGTCAGCAGTTTCAGCAGTTACATCGACGCGCGGATCAACGAGCGCTGGAAGTCGCGCCTGGAACTCGGCCACAGCGAAAATCGCGAGAAGTCCTTCGACAAGCTCAGCGACGAACGCTCGGTGTTCAACACCTACCGGGATTCGGTGACCTGGCAGAACGACCTGACGCTGGATGCGCGCAATAGCCTGATCCTTGGCGGCGACTGGTACGAGGACCGGATCAACAGCAGCACCGCGTTCGACGAAGACAGCCGCTGGAACCGCGCTGCGTTTATCCAGCATCGTTATCAGGCCGACAGCTTCTCCACCGAACTGGGCCTGCGTCGCGATGACAACCAGCAATTTGGCGGCCAGAACAGTTGGAGCGGCACGCTGACGTTGCCGGTCAACCCGGACAACGATCTGCTGCTCAGCTACAGCGAAGGCTTCCGCGCGCCGACCTTCAACGATCTGTATTACCCGGATTTCAGCAACCCCGACCTGAAACCGGAAACCTCGAAAAGCTACGAGCTGCAATGGCGCAGCCAGTTGAGCGACAGCACTCGCCTCGAAGCCTCGCTGTACCGGACCGATCTGGAAGACGCGATCATCTTCGGCAGCAACTCACGCCCGGAAAACGTCGCCTCGGCGCGGATCAACGGCTTCGAAGCAGCGCTGAAGCAGGAGCTGTTCGGCTGGCAGAGCAACCTCGGCGTAGCGATCATCGATCCCCGCGACCGCGACACCGGCCACACCCTGGCACGTCGTGCACGTCGCACCTTGAGCTGGGATCTGGACCGACAGTTCGATCGCCTTGGCCTCGGCGCCAGTTGGCAGGCCGTCAGCAGCAGTTACGACGATCTGAACAATCAGCAACCATTGGGTGGTTATGCACTGCTCGGACTGCGCAGCAGCTGGGCGCTGAACCGTGAGATCAAGCTGGATTTCAAGGTCGATAACCTGCTGGACAAGGGTTACAGCCGAGCGCTGTACAGCCACGACGGCAGTCAGTATGGCTATCGCGAAGAAGGTCGGACGTTCATGTTCGGGGTGACCTGGACGCCGCAGCTCTGA